In Paramisgurnus dabryanus chromosome 7, PD_genome_1.1, whole genome shotgun sequence, the following are encoded in one genomic region:
- the gorasp2 gene encoding Golgi reassembly-stacking protein 2, which yields MGGSQSVEIPGGGSEGYHVLRVQENSPGHRAGLEPFFDFIVSINNTRLNKDNDTLKDVLKASVEKPVKMLVYSSKTLELREATVTPSNMWGGQGLLGVSIRFCSFEGANENVWHVLEVEPNSPAALAGLRPHTDYIIGADTVMNESEDLFSLIETHEGKGLKLYVYNTDTDNCREVVITPNSAWGGEGSLGCGIGYGYLHRIPTRPFEEGKKISFPGHTHSEPASPLKDGFTEVQLSAVTPPPVPHPNPTGLEDSLSGLSLSSAPPHMPSELHTGVPTVPLLPTQMSPGLGSLPSVNPSTTLPGLMPLPSGLPPFPNLANLPNFNLPLPDLSTVALAGISGLPPPTAGLPPLPPLNLPGISPLPMPTVLPTTLPSMPGVALPSTLAPSDFVPRTALSTEQTQALTLDATPTPAVKDTPTAMPVAKETVPQETTVAHAALQSS from the exons ATGGGGGGATCGCAAAGCGTGGAAATTCCCGGAGGCGGCTCGGAGGGCTATCATGTTCTCAGA GTGCAGGAGAATTCACCTGGACACAGAGCAGGTCTAGAGCCTTTCTTTGACTTCATTGTGTCAATCAACAACACCAGACTG AACAAGGATAATGACACGTTAAAAGACGTACTGAAGGCAAGTGTCGAGAAGCCGGTGAAGATGCTGGTGTACAGCAGCAAGACTCTGGAGCTGCGGGAAGCCACCGTTACCCCTAGCAACATGTGGGGTGGGCAAGGACTTCTTGGGGTTAGCATCCGCTTTTGCAGCTTCGAGGGAGCCAATGAAAACGTCTGGCATGTTTTG GAAGTGGAGCCAAATTCTCCGGCAGCATTGGCGGGTTTAAGACCTCACACCGACTATATCATCGGAGCAGACACTGTTATGAATGAG TCAGAAGATTTATTCTCATTGATAGAAACTCACGAGGGCAAAGGACTGAAGCTTTACGTCTACAACACAGACACAGATAACTGCAGGGAAGTGGTCATCACTCCCAATAGTGCCTGGGGTGGAGAGGGCAG TCTCGGCTGCGGTATTGGATACGGTTACCTGCACAGAATCCCGACTCGGCCCTTTGAAGAGGGAAAGAAAATAAGCTTTCCTGGACACACTCACAGTGAGCCTGCCAGCCCATTGAAGGATGGTTTTACAGAG GTTCAGCTGTCTGCGGTAACTCCGCCCCCTGTGCCACACCCCAACCCCACAGGGCTTGAGGATAGTTTATCTGGCCTGTCACTCAGCTCTGCCCCGCCTCACATGCCAAGTGAACTCCACACAG GTGTTCCCACAGTCCCCCTACTGCCTACTCAGATGAGCCCAGGGTTGGGTTCTCTTCCTTCTGTTAACCCCTCCACCACCCTACCAG GTTTGATGCCATTACCGTCCGGCCTTCCTCCCTTCCCAAACCTCGCCAACCTCCCGAACTTCAATCTACCATTACCTGACCTTAGCACAGTAGCGTTAGCTGGAATCAGTGGGTTACCTCCTCCTACAGCAg GTTTACCACCTCTCCCTCCTCTGAACCTGCCTGGCATCTCCCCTTTGCCCATGCCCACCGTTCTCCCCACCACGTTGCCCAGCATGCCAGGGGTCGCGCTGCCATCAACCCTTGCCCCCTCTGACTTCGTACCTCGCACCGCCTTATCGACCGAGCAGACTCAAGCACTGACACTGGATGCCACGCCCACCCCTGCAGTCAAAGACACGCCCACAGCGATGCCTGTCGCCAAGGAGACCGTCCCACAGGAAACAACGGTTGCACATGCTGCGCTACAGTCCTCGTAA